One window of Cuculus canorus isolate bCucCan1 chromosome 10, bCucCan1.pri, whole genome shotgun sequence genomic DNA carries:
- the LOC104066239 gene encoding BTB/POZ domain-containing protein KCTD12 isoform X1 — MALADNTGCAKPNEDFPFPEIIELNVGGQVYITRHPTLVSVPGSLLWEMFTQKNVHSLARDSKGRFFVDRDGFLFRYILDYMRDQQLVLPDHFPERNRLQREAEYFMLPELVKMLAPKLSKQNSLGDDPCQSDPEELSPNTDATRNLTSASAMLPSAVTGGPGGSVTTGVGATGTDVRRAGFITIGYRGSYTLGRDSQTDAKFRRVARIMVCGKTSLAKEVFGDTLNESRDPDRPPERYTSRYYLKFTFLEQAFDKLADAGFHMVACNSTGTCAFAHDQTDDRIWTSYTEYVFYRE; from the coding sequence ATGGCCCTGGCAGACAACACGGGCTGTGCCAAACCCAATGAAGACTTCCCTTTCCCTGAGATCATTGAACTCAATGTGGGTGGACAAGTCTACATCACCCGCCACCCCACCCTGGTCAGCGTGCCTGGCTCGCTTCTCTGGGAGATGTTCACCCAGAAGAATGTCCACTCTCTGGCTCGCGACAGCAAGGGACGATTCTTCGTGGATCGGGATGGCTTCCTCTTCCGCTACATCTTGGATTACATGAGGGACCAGCAGCTGGTGCTGCCCGACCACTTCCCAGAGAGGAACCGCCTGCAGCGAGAGGCTGAATACTTCATGCTGCCGGAGCTTGTGAAGATGCTGGCCCCTAAGCTCAGCAAGCAGAACTCGCTGGGAGATGACCCATGCCAAAGCGACCCAGAGGAGCTCTCCCCCAACACGGATGCCACCCGCAACCtgacctctgccagtgccatgCTTCCCAGCGCCGTGACTGGTGGCCCTGGGGGTTCTGTCACCACTGGTGTGGGTGCCACCGGCACCGATGTCCGCAGGGCAGGTTTCATCACCATTGGCTACCGGGGCTCCTACACTCTGGGCAGGGACAGCCAGACGGATGCCAAGTTCCGCAGGGTGGCTCGGATCATGGTCTGTGGCAAGACATCGCTAGCCAAGGAGGTCTTTGGAGATACCTTGAATGAGAGCAGGGACCCAGACAGGCCCCCGGAGAGGTACACATCCAGGTACTACCTCAAATTCACCTTCCTGGAGCAAGCCTTTGATAAACTGGCCGATGCTGGCTTCCACATGGTGGCTTGCAATTCCACAGGCACCTGTGCCTTCGCCCATGACCAGACAGATGACAGGATCTGGACCTCTTACACCGAATATGTTTTCTATCGTGAGTGA
- the LOC104066239 gene encoding BTB/POZ domain-containing protein KCTD12 isoform X2, producing the protein MALADNTGCAKPNEDFPFPEIIELNVGGQVYITRHPTLVSVPGSLLWEMFTQKNVHSLARDSKGRFFVDRDGFLFRYILDYMRDQQLVLPDHFPERNRLQREAEYFMLPELVKMLAPKLSKQNSLGDDPCQSDPEELSPNTDATRNLTSASAMLPSAVTGGPGGSVTTGVGATGTDVRRAGFITIGYRGSYTLGRDSQTDAKFRRVARIMVCGKTSLAKEVFGDTLNESRDPDRPPERYTSRHLCLRP; encoded by the exons ATGGCCCTGGCAGACAACACGGGCTGTGCCAAACCCAATGAAGACTTCCCTTTCCCTGAGATCATTGAACTCAATGTGGGTGGACAAGTCTACATCACCCGCCACCCCACCCTGGTCAGCGTGCCTGGCTCGCTTCTCTGGGAGATGTTCACCCAGAAGAATGTCCACTCTCTGGCTCGCGACAGCAAGGGACGATTCTTCGTGGATCGGGATGGCTTCCTCTTCCGCTACATCTTGGATTACATGAGGGACCAGCAGCTGGTGCTGCCCGACCACTTCCCAGAGAGGAACCGCCTGCAGCGAGAGGCTGAATACTTCATGCTGCCGGAGCTTGTGAAGATGCTGGCCCCTAAGCTCAGCAAGCAGAACTCGCTGGGAGATGACCCATGCCAAAGCGACCCAGAGGAGCTCTCCCCCAACACGGATGCCACCCGCAACCtgacctctgccagtgccatgCTTCCCAGCGCCGTGACTGGTGGCCCTGGGGGTTCTGTCACCACTGGTGTGGGTGCCACCGGCACCGATGTCCGCAGGGCAGGTTTCATCACCATTGGCTACCGGGGCTCCTACACTCTGGGCAGGGACAGCCAGACGGATGCCAAGTTCCGCAGGGTGGCTCGGATCATGGTCTGTGGCAAGACATCGCTAGCCAAGGAGGTCTTTGGAGATACCTTGAATGAGAGCAGGGACCCAGACAGGCCCCCGGAGAGGTACACATCCAG GCACCTGTGCCTTCGCCCATGA